In Marinomonas posidonica IVIA-Po-181, a single window of DNA contains:
- the xdhB gene encoding xanthine dehydrogenase molybdopterin binding subunit, producing the protein MRKLPNNLVTSNQDKALPMHESATKHVTGQAIYIDDVPEWPNELHVATGKSTEAFADIVSINLDKVMSYPGVVDVILQADIPGDPDVSPVLSGDMLLAGDFVHYIGQPIFAVAATSLRAAKQAVELAEITYQTNAATLHPKDALARQEFVLPTHTIQCGDAQAAMAKADYQLESDLYIKGQEHFYLEGQISVAIPNEDGGVQVLASSQHPAEVQKLVARVLDLPVAQVLVETRRMGGGFGGKESQAATLGCMAAVLAVRNHCPVKYRMPRQDDMVQTGKRHDFWNSYQVGFTQQGEIVAAQYDMVGKCGCTADLSDGVVDRAMFHADNAYFLANARISGYRGKTHTVSNTAFRGFGGPKGVLLAENIIEEIACKVGKDALDIRKLNCYQEGKDTTPYGQKIEEDVLLALIEQLENTSDYRARREAINDFNQHSPFLKKGLALTPVKFGISFTSKHLNQGGALVHVYTDGSVHVSHGGTEMGQGLYTKVAQIVAKAFGIDYQRVNVGSTRTDKVPNASPTAASAGTDLNGMAALDAANTIKERLREFAVEHFAIVAEAFAIEDDVVTLGSDSMGFPEFIKLAYMNRVSLSSTGFYKTPKIGYDRKAAKGRPFLYFANGASVSEVIVDTLTGEYKVTQVDILQDVGDSINSHIDIGQIEGAFVQGMGWLTSEELSWDDKGRITTNSPANYKIPTSADVPEKLTVKLFDRANGEETVYRSKAVGEPPLMLGISVWCALKDACASVCDHELSPPLAAPATPEAVYYAIQAAQAFKAQSLVGKEVQEASV; encoded by the coding sequence ATGCGTAAATTACCGAATAATTTAGTCACATCTAATCAAGATAAAGCATTGCCAATGCATGAGTCAGCAACGAAGCATGTGACAGGCCAAGCGATTTACATTGATGACGTGCCAGAATGGCCAAATGAATTGCATGTGGCCACAGGTAAATCCACCGAAGCCTTTGCGGACATAGTGTCGATCAATCTGGACAAGGTCATGTCGTATCCAGGTGTGGTGGATGTGATTTTACAAGCGGATATTCCTGGCGACCCTGATGTATCCCCCGTGTTAAGTGGCGACATGTTGCTGGCAGGGGACTTTGTTCATTACATAGGTCAGCCGATTTTTGCGGTGGCCGCGACGAGCCTTCGAGCGGCGAAACAGGCGGTGGAATTAGCGGAGATTACCTATCAAACGAATGCTGCCACCCTGCACCCAAAAGACGCCTTGGCGCGTCAGGAATTTGTCTTGCCGACGCACACCATTCAATGTGGAGATGCTCAAGCCGCGATGGCAAAGGCGGATTATCAGCTTGAGTCTGACTTGTATATTAAAGGCCAAGAGCACTTTTATTTAGAAGGTCAGATCAGTGTTGCCATTCCGAATGAAGATGGGGGCGTACAAGTGCTTGCTTCTTCACAGCATCCGGCCGAGGTTCAAAAATTGGTGGCGCGGGTGTTGGATTTACCGGTGGCGCAAGTGCTGGTAGAAACACGCCGTATGGGCGGAGGATTTGGTGGTAAAGAGTCTCAAGCGGCTACCCTAGGTTGTATGGCGGCCGTATTGGCGGTGCGCAATCATTGTCCTGTGAAGTACCGTATGCCACGTCAGGATGACATGGTGCAAACCGGTAAGCGTCATGACTTTTGGAACTCTTATCAAGTGGGTTTTACCCAGCAAGGTGAAATCGTCGCGGCGCAATACGACATGGTCGGCAAGTGCGGTTGTACAGCCGATTTGTCAGACGGTGTGGTTGACCGAGCTATGTTTCATGCCGACAACGCTTATTTCTTAGCGAATGCCCGTATCAGTGGTTATCGAGGCAAAACCCATACGGTTTCTAATACCGCATTCCGTGGTTTTGGTGGTCCGAAAGGGGTTTTGTTAGCGGAAAATATTATTGAAGAAATTGCCTGTAAAGTGGGCAAAGATGCGCTCGATATACGTAAGTTAAATTGCTATCAAGAAGGTAAAGACACCACACCTTATGGTCAGAAGATCGAGGAAGATGTATTGCTTGCTCTGATTGAGCAGTTAGAAAATACCTCGGACTATCGTGCTCGTCGTGAAGCGATTAACGACTTTAACCAACACAGCCCATTTTTGAAAAAGGGCTTGGCGTTAACGCCGGTGAAATTTGGTATCTCCTTTACGTCTAAGCATTTAAACCAAGGTGGCGCTTTGGTGCATGTGTATACCGATGGCAGTGTGCACGTGAGTCATGGTGGTACGGAAATGGGCCAAGGCTTGTACACCAAGGTGGCGCAAATTGTTGCTAAGGCTTTTGGTATCGATTACCAAAGGGTGAATGTGGGTTCGACACGAACTGACAAGGTGCCGAATGCTTCGCCAACGGCGGCGTCTGCGGGTACGGATTTGAATGGTATGGCAGCGCTCGATGCAGCGAATACCATCAAAGAGCGATTGCGTGAATTTGCGGTAGAGCATTTTGCCATTGTCGCGGAAGCGTTCGCTATTGAGGACGATGTGGTGACTTTGGGGTCTGACAGCATGGGCTTCCCAGAATTCATTAAATTGGCGTATATGAATCGCGTTTCGTTGTCATCGACTGGCTTCTATAAGACCCCCAAAATTGGTTATGACAGAAAAGCCGCGAAAGGTCGCCCTTTCTTGTATTTTGCCAACGGCGCATCTGTATCAGAAGTGATTGTGGATACTCTAACCGGTGAATATAAAGTGACACAGGTCGATATTTTACAAGATGTGGGCGATTCCATTAATTCGCACATTGATATTGGCCAGATTGAAGGGGCCTTTGTGCAGGGCATGGGGTGGTTGACGTCAGAAGAATTGAGCTGGGACGACAAAGGGCGTATTACCACCAACAGTCCGGCTAATTATAAGATTCCAACCTCAGCCGATGTACCAGAAAAGCTCACAGTGAAGCTGTTTGATCGTGCTAACGGTGAAGAGACGGTATATCGCTCCAAAGCGGTGGGTGAGCCGCCATTGATGTTAGGGATTTCGGTTTGGTGTGCGTTAAAAGACGCTTGTGCGTCTGTCTGTGATCATGAATTATCACCGCCGCTAGCAGCCCCGGCGACACCCGAAGCGGTTTATTATGCAATTCAAGCGGCTCAGGCATTTAAAGCGCAGAGCCTTGTTGGGAAAGAGGTTCAGGAGGCTAGCGTATGA
- a CDS encoding isopenicillin N synthase family dioxygenase has protein sequence MTASYTLEELNRETTFGAAGQEVDDREIRIIDMSHFESRREEIREQLWQAATETGFFQLSQHGISQTDIEAAFSESERFFNLPDSIKGQYPRPKGINAGWESRSQIRPSTGTKDQKESYQITQYHMDNLWPTEEELPDFQANTLAFEKQCWDLGMKVLSCFAEKLGFDTDFFRQAHDPHQTDYQSTLRLLHYYPTKGVTEQGNIWRAGAHTDFDCLTLLFQHEGHGGLQVCPGEEAESQRWTNIPPRGDVITCNIGDMLMRWSDDQLKSNLHRVRQPRIDEYCGSRHSIAFFCQANKSQIIQGPNKRYHAIRADDFLNQRIQANFVDNK, from the coding sequence ATGACCGCTTCATACACACTAGAAGAACTCAACCGAGAAACCACCTTTGGCGCTGCAGGCCAAGAAGTCGACGACAGAGAAATTCGTATCATTGATATGAGCCATTTTGAAAGCCGTCGCGAAGAAATACGTGAACAACTCTGGCAAGCAGCCACAGAAACAGGTTTTTTCCAGTTAAGCCAACACGGCATCAGCCAAACCGACATTGAGGCCGCTTTTTCAGAATCAGAGCGTTTTTTCAATTTACCCGATAGCATAAAGGGCCAATACCCTCGACCTAAAGGCATCAATGCTGGCTGGGAAAGCCGCAGTCAAATTCGTCCATCAACTGGCACCAAAGACCAAAAAGAGTCTTATCAAATCACCCAATACCACATGGACAATCTATGGCCGACTGAAGAAGAATTACCCGATTTTCAAGCCAATACCCTAGCCTTTGAAAAACAGTGCTGGGATTTAGGCATGAAGGTTTTATCTTGCTTTGCCGAAAAACTCGGTTTTGATACAGACTTCTTTCGTCAAGCTCATGACCCACACCAGACAGATTATCAAAGCACCTTGCGCTTATTGCATTACTACCCGACCAAAGGCGTCACCGAACAAGGCAATATTTGGCGAGCCGGTGCGCACACAGACTTTGACTGCTTAACCTTACTCTTCCAGCACGAAGGTCACGGTGGCTTGCAAGTCTGCCCAGGAGAAGAGGCAGAAAGCCAACGCTGGACCAACATTCCGCCTCGCGGCGATGTCATCACCTGTAACATTGGCGACATGCTAATGCGCTGGAGTGATGACCAACTCAAATCCAACCTACACCGCGTACGCCAACCAAGAATCGATGAATACTGTGGCAGCCGACACTCTATTGCTTTCTTTTGTCAGGCGAATAAATCACAAATAATCCAAGGCCCGAATAAGCGCTACCATGCCATTCGGGCTGACGATTTTTTGAATCAACGCATTCAAGCAAACTTTGTAGACAACAAATAA
- a CDS encoding ABC transporter permease, producing MNQTSQPKRWLAQQANRFAPALFFIGLVLLWELICRVGNVPNYILPSPSAILTAFFKVDFSRWMVHLWATLRVALMGFALSILIAIPLSIGMMRSQLMNRILYPALIVIQSTPVVAVAPLIIVLLGTDDPSRVLITCLITFFPLVVSTTTGMLETPPEMIELSQSLRAPRYRETWQIRIPYAIPHIFSGLRVSITLAIIGAVVAEFVAAEEGLGYFIQFSTSFFKIPQAFAGLIFLSIISLLLFKSVQWVQAWLFPWSLPKKK from the coding sequence ATGAACCAGACGTCCCAGCCTAAGCGTTGGCTTGCTCAACAGGCAAACCGTTTTGCCCCAGCCCTGTTCTTTATTGGCTTGGTACTCTTGTGGGAACTCATCTGTCGTGTTGGTAATGTACCAAACTACATATTGCCTTCGCCTTCGGCCATACTGACCGCCTTTTTCAAGGTCGACTTTTCTCGTTGGATGGTGCACTTGTGGGCAACCTTAAGAGTTGCACTCATGGGGTTTGCGCTATCGATTCTAATCGCCATCCCTTTGTCCATTGGCATGATGCGATCACAATTAATGAATCGTATTCTCTACCCAGCTTTAATCGTGATTCAATCTACGCCTGTCGTAGCCGTTGCGCCATTGATTATTGTATTGTTAGGCACTGACGACCCATCCCGTGTCTTGATTACCTGTTTGATCACCTTCTTCCCATTGGTGGTTTCCACTACCACTGGCATGTTAGAGACGCCGCCTGAGATGATTGAACTCAGTCAATCCTTGCGAGCACCGCGCTATCGCGAAACTTGGCAGATTCGTATTCCTTATGCGATCCCCCATATTTTCAGCGGCTTACGTGTCTCTATAACCTTGGCCATCATTGGCGCTGTGGTCGCGGAATTTGTCGCTGCAGAAGAAGGTTTAGGCTATTTCATTCAGTTTTCCACCTCCTTTTTTAAGATTCCTCAGGCTTTCGCTGGGTTAATTTTCTTATCCATCATCAGCTTGCTGTTGTTTAAGTCTGTGCAATGGGTACAAGCTTGGCTTTTCCCATGGAGCCTTCCTAAAAAGAAATAA
- a CDS encoding SPOR domain-containing protein, whose protein sequence is MNKTIIIYFFILLVGIILALFLPRQIASKHTDHAAYTVDSESLITPYLLSDMQLPSSNKEAEYTLRVGLFRKLGQATDKVETFQSDAPIHIIKAKDNQKEWFFILVGRYSSEFEAEQAKQELQDEGVSSTVSVWPATANNG, encoded by the coding sequence ATGAACAAAACCATCATTATCTATTTCTTTATTCTGTTAGTGGGTATTATTTTAGCCTTATTCTTACCCCGTCAGATCGCCAGCAAACACACAGATCATGCTGCGTATACCGTAGACAGTGAGTCTTTGATCACACCTTATTTACTAAGCGATATGCAACTACCCTCCTCGAATAAAGAGGCGGAATACACTCTACGAGTGGGCTTATTTCGTAAGCTTGGACAAGCAACAGATAAAGTAGAAACCTTCCAATCCGACGCCCCTATTCACATAATTAAAGCCAAAGACAATCAAAAAGAATGGTTCTTTATACTGGTTGGTCGTTATTCAAGCGAGTTCGAGGCAGAACAAGCGAAACAAGAATTACAAGATGAGGGTGTGTCTTCAACTGTCAGTGTGTGGCCCGCCACAGCAAACAATGGTTAA
- a CDS encoding nucleoside deaminase, producing MTLNTQDTQWLRQSFALAEEAKQQGIHPFAALLVDDQGKVLMSQVNGYLPDFDMTGHAERKLMTRASKAYRPDFLAKCTMYVSAEPCAMCAGASYWAGLGRLVYGLSEASLKAITGNHPENPTLDLPCRAVFDSGQRKVEVIGPCLEKEAAKLHEDFW from the coding sequence ATGACTTTGAATACACAAGACACTCAATGGCTGCGTCAAAGTTTTGCGCTAGCAGAAGAGGCGAAACAACAAGGCATTCACCCTTTCGCGGCATTATTAGTTGATGACCAAGGCAAGGTTTTGATGTCACAGGTAAATGGCTATTTGCCTGACTTTGACATGACGGGGCACGCCGAGCGCAAACTGATGACACGCGCCAGCAAGGCATATCGACCAGACTTTCTGGCCAAATGCACCATGTACGTGTCCGCAGAACCTTGTGCCATGTGTGCTGGCGCTTCATATTGGGCAGGATTAGGGCGTTTAGTCTATGGACTCAGTGAAGCCAGTCTAAAAGCCATTACGGGGAACCACCCTGAAAACCCTACCCTCGACTTACCTTGTCGAGCCGTGTTTGACTCAGGCCAACGCAAAGTCGAAGTCATCGGTCCCTGTTTGGAAAAAGAGGCCGCAAAATTGCATGAGGATTTTTGGTAA
- a CDS encoding ABC transporter ATP-binding protein, with amino-acid sequence MDQPNQSAYVKLKDVGHQYDPEAPLVVQNIDLDIHRHEFVAVVGPSGCGKSTLLRMVSGLLIPSQGDVSVFNRPVTEPRDDVGIVFQKANLLPWLNVRKNVLFPLKHKYGRYSAADEKRANELLEMAGLTQFADKMPDELSGGMQQRVGIIRALLLNPDILLMDEPFSALDALTREQIGFDLLKIWREHPKTVLFITHSISEAVLLSDRILVMSKRPGTVLDLIEVDLPRPRSSKTINSPRFAELTDLIRGYIYEPDVPA; translated from the coding sequence ATGGATCAACCCAACCAATCGGCCTACGTGAAATTGAAAGACGTCGGCCATCAATATGACCCCGAAGCACCACTGGTCGTACAAAACATTGATCTCGATATCCACCGTCACGAATTCGTGGCGGTGGTTGGCCCATCCGGTTGTGGCAAATCAACCTTATTACGCATGGTATCTGGGTTATTAATCCCTTCTCAGGGAGACGTCTCGGTTTTTAACCGACCAGTCACTGAACCACGAGACGATGTCGGCATCGTCTTCCAAAAAGCCAACCTTTTACCTTGGCTAAACGTTCGTAAAAATGTTTTGTTTCCTTTAAAACACAAGTATGGCCGTTACTCAGCAGCCGATGAAAAACGCGCCAACGAGTTACTCGAAATGGCCGGACTAACGCAATTCGCGGACAAAATGCCCGACGAACTGTCTGGCGGCATGCAGCAAAGAGTGGGGATTATTCGAGCCCTATTATTAAACCCTGACATTTTACTAATGGATGAGCCCTTTTCCGCTCTGGACGCCTTAACCCGTGAGCAAATCGGCTTTGACTTACTAAAAATATGGCGTGAGCACCCCAAAACCGTGCTCTTTATTACTCACTCCATCAGTGAAGCAGTGCTCTTATCAGACCGAATCCTAGTAATGAGCAAACGTCCTGGCACGGTTTTGGATCTGATTGAAGTGGACTTGCCCCGCCCGCGCTCCTCTAAAACCATCAACTCCCCACGCTTTGCAGAGCTAACCGATTTAATCCGAGGCTATATTTATGAACCAGACGTCCCAGCCTAA
- the xdhC gene encoding xanthine dehydrogenase accessory protein XdhC, producing the protein MMSSLNWVQALAEVEKSGQAWVMATVIGTKGSSPRESASKMVITSEHSFDTIGGGQLEYAVCQKARAILEAGDGPSHVLENFPLAAKTNQCCGGAVSVLLEYFPEPAAKITIFGMGHVATTLVNVLGEMPAKISWVDSRDNLAQDKQMIGTPSNVTPFLYQSMLEHIDRMSANEIALVMTHDHALDYQLVEALLDRKDCRFIGLIGSQTKAMRFKKRLASASFSKAEIDSVHSPVGIPEVAGKKPFEIAISIAGQIIQLTQSITDQPKKVTGLTWKEINGALVDAKGA; encoded by the coding sequence ATGATGTCTTCTCTTAATTGGGTACAAGCCTTGGCTGAGGTGGAAAAATCCGGCCAGGCTTGGGTGATGGCGACGGTGATTGGCACCAAAGGCTCGTCGCCCCGTGAATCGGCCAGCAAGATGGTGATTACCTCTGAACACAGTTTTGACACCATAGGGGGGGGGCAGTTGGAATACGCTGTCTGCCAAAAAGCCCGTGCCATATTGGAAGCGGGCGACGGCCCTTCCCATGTGTTGGAAAACTTTCCGTTGGCGGCAAAGACCAATCAATGTTGCGGTGGGGCGGTTAGCGTCTTATTGGAATACTTTCCTGAGCCTGCTGCGAAAATTACCATTTTTGGGATGGGGCATGTGGCCACGACCTTGGTCAATGTGCTGGGCGAAATGCCAGCTAAGATTAGTTGGGTGGACAGTCGTGATAATCTGGCGCAAGACAAGCAAATGATTGGCACGCCAAGCAATGTGACGCCATTCTTGTACCAGTCTATGTTGGAGCATATTGACCGTATGTCCGCCAATGAAATCGCCTTGGTAATGACCCACGACCATGCCTTGGATTATCAATTGGTCGAAGCCTTGCTGGATCGAAAAGATTGCCGTTTTATTGGCTTGATTGGTTCGCAAACGAAAGCCATGCGCTTTAAAAAGCGTTTGGCCAGTGCGTCATTCAGTAAAGCTGAAATTGACTCGGTGCACAGCCCAGTCGGCATCCCAGAAGTAGCAGGCAAAAAGCCATTCGAAATTGCCATTTCTATTGCGGGACAAATTATTCAGTTAACGCAATCCATTACTGATCAGCCTAAAAAAGTCACAGGTTTAACATGGAAGGAGATTAATGGGGCTTTGGTTGATGCTAAGGGGGCTTGA
- the xdhA gene encoding xanthine dehydrogenase small subunit produces the protein MKFILNDKIVEETSLPSDFTALRYLREKRGLTGTKEGCASGDCGACTLLVGALEEGELTYTTLNACITPLQSLAGKHLVSVEHLASLDEGLHPAQQAMVDAHGSQCGFCTPGFVLSLASLYENAANTGAEVDRESVCDAISGNLCRCTGYRPIIEAGLAMADRTSHLLSQKTWIKSQLAEIENSMAGAQYVRPETLAQLHQAKQRHPDAEFIAGGTDLMLENTQRYRDFDVLIDLTRVAEMKQIIEQEGDLVIGAGVTYSELEDYSQTAYPHLYQLLSRIASRQIRNRGTLGGNVANGSPIADMPPILLAFDADIRLDKIDGSSREINIQDFYLGYKQTALAADECIVSFRIRLAKLASFHRFYKVSKRMEDDISSVLLASRFDVKDGQIGAVRLAFGGMAATPIRALATEACLTQMAISDEQALEVALQTLRGELTPMSDMRASAKYRIDMACNLIRKAWLELNGMTVPTFSGHPVPSAWLELGQDVGKQEASNHA, from the coding sequence TTGAAATTCATACTGAACGACAAGATAGTCGAGGAAACATCCCTCCCCAGTGATTTTACCGCTTTACGCTATTTACGAGAAAAGCGTGGTTTAACGGGGACGAAAGAAGGGTGTGCATCGGGTGATTGTGGTGCGTGTACGCTCCTAGTTGGTGCGCTAGAAGAGGGCGAGCTGACTTATACGACCTTGAATGCTTGTATTACCCCTTTACAGTCCTTGGCAGGTAAGCATCTGGTGTCGGTCGAGCATTTAGCCTCTCTGGATGAAGGTTTACATCCAGCGCAGCAAGCCATGGTGGATGCCCATGGCTCTCAGTGTGGCTTTTGTACACCGGGTTTTGTTCTATCATTAGCAAGCTTATATGAAAATGCCGCGAATACTGGTGCTGAAGTGGATCGCGAATCTGTCTGTGATGCCATTTCAGGCAACCTATGCCGATGTACGGGTTACCGACCAATCATTGAGGCCGGATTGGCCATGGCTGATCGCACAAGCCATCTATTAAGCCAAAAGACTTGGATTAAGTCTCAGCTGGCTGAAATAGAAAACTCAATGGCAGGCGCGCAGTACGTGCGCCCAGAAACACTGGCTCAACTTCATCAGGCAAAACAGCGTCATCCGGATGCGGAGTTTATTGCCGGAGGAACGGATCTGATGTTGGAAAACACTCAGCGTTATCGAGATTTTGATGTGTTGATTGATCTCACCCGTGTTGCAGAAATGAAACAGATCATTGAGCAAGAAGGAGACTTAGTCATCGGGGCTGGGGTAACGTACAGCGAGCTAGAAGACTACAGTCAAACGGCGTATCCACATCTGTATCAATTGTTAAGTCGCATTGCGTCGCGTCAAATTCGTAACCGAGGCACGCTTGGTGGTAATGTGGCAAACGGCTCCCCGATTGCGGACATGCCGCCCATTCTGTTGGCGTTTGATGCCGACATTCGTCTCGATAAAATCGATGGTTCCAGTCGTGAGATCAATATTCAAGATTTTTACCTAGGCTATAAGCAAACGGCTTTAGCGGCAGACGAATGCATCGTCTCTTTCCGTATCCGTTTAGCGAAGCTGGCGTCTTTTCATCGCTTTTATAAAGTCTCAAAACGCATGGAAGATGACATTTCCAGCGTTTTACTGGCGTCGCGATTTGATGTTAAAGACGGTCAGATTGGGGCCGTGCGTCTTGCCTTTGGTGGGATGGCAGCGACACCGATTCGAGCGTTAGCAACAGAAGCATGTCTAACGCAAATGGCCATCTCAGATGAACAGGCATTAGAAGTGGCGCTGCAGACTTTACGAGGTGAACTAACCCCGATGAGTGATATGCGAGCCAGCGCTAAATATCGCATTGATATGGCGTGCAACTTGATTCGCAAAGCTTGGCTGGAATTGAATGGTATGACGGTGCCCACTTTCTCTGGTCACCCTGTCCCTTCGGCTTGGCTGGAACTTGGTCAAGATGTCGGCAAACAGGAGGCATCAAATCATGCGTAA
- a CDS encoding mechanosensitive ion channel family protein has protein sequence MQDIISDIDIHQYLPDAIAWATNLLLAIAILLIGLWIANKAKNLVIQISKKHDKLDDTLFRFLGSLARYVVMAFVLIAVLNRFGVQTASIIALLGAASLAIGLALQGAMSNLAAGVMLLIFRPYKAGDFIDAAGRFGNVTEIDLFTTILQTFDNQQIIIPNSQIWGSQIINHSHYQVRGVDMHFGVAYAENTDAARKVIENVLVNHPHVLKDPAPFIEVETLNDSSVDFLVRPFCQGEHYFNILYSVPEQIKKALDDNNIEIPFPHRKVIVVNENAQS, from the coding sequence ATGCAGGACATTATCAGCGACATCGACATCCATCAATATTTACCAGACGCCATTGCTTGGGCAACCAACCTTTTACTTGCCATTGCCATCTTATTAATCGGCCTATGGATAGCCAACAAAGCCAAAAACCTTGTTATACAAATTAGTAAAAAGCACGACAAACTTGATGACACCCTGTTCCGATTCTTAGGCAGCCTCGCCCGTTATGTCGTGATGGCATTTGTCCTAATTGCCGTATTAAACCGCTTTGGGGTACAGACAGCTTCTATTATTGCCTTACTGGGTGCCGCTAGTTTGGCGATCGGGTTAGCATTACAAGGTGCCATGTCCAATCTGGCCGCGGGTGTGATGTTGCTAATTTTCAGACCTTACAAAGCGGGAGACTTCATTGATGCAGCTGGACGTTTTGGTAACGTCACGGAAATCGACTTATTCACCACCATATTACAAACCTTCGATAACCAGCAAATCATCATTCCGAATAGCCAAATTTGGGGCTCCCAAATCATCAACCACTCCCATTATCAGGTTCGTGGCGTAGACATGCATTTTGGAGTGGCTTACGCAGAAAATACGGATGCAGCACGTAAAGTGATTGAAAATGTACTAGTGAACCACCCACACGTTTTAAAAGACCCAGCTCCCTTTATTGAAGTGGAAACACTAAACGACAGTTCCGTCGACTTCTTAGTGCGACCATTCTGCCAAGGCGAACATTATTTCAACATCCTTTATTCCGTACCCGAACAAATCAAAAAAGCACTGGATGACAACAATATCGAAATCCCTTTCCCACATCGAAAAGTAATCGTAGTGAACGAAAACGCCCAATCATAA
- a CDS encoding ABC transporter substrate-binding protein: protein MKKALRVSLLASLIASSSVMAADKVTFQLDWLPGGDKAPVYVGIQQGFFAEEGLDVNIASGRGSTDALTKMATGQSDIGSSDISALMAAKAQDNVPVVAVMPYFTQAPHAFFTLKSSGIRSIKDLKGKKVATSPFTSSNAFLPLVLKENNLTEPDIKLVKSDPGALAPMMITGNTDAIIAWVTNTALFTAQAKEAGKEIVEMPWSDSGLSLYSSSLLASERFLEERPEVAKRFISAFSKAVKFTYDYPDKAGEDLHKMVPEVDASIASAQIKSITGLVFNDVTDKDGFGHFTTQRIQQTWDYAAEANGLSKDALDPETAVNRHFIQ from the coding sequence ATGAAAAAAGCATTACGAGTTTCTTTATTAGCCAGCCTGATTGCCAGTTCTTCTGTCATGGCCGCCGACAAAGTGACCTTTCAACTCGACTGGCTACCAGGAGGCGACAAAGCACCAGTATACGTTGGCATTCAACAGGGCTTCTTTGCTGAGGAAGGTTTGGACGTGAACATTGCCAGCGGTCGTGGCTCTACCGACGCGTTAACCAAAATGGCCACAGGTCAATCTGATATTGGCAGCTCTGACATTAGTGCCTTAATGGCAGCCAAAGCACAAGATAATGTGCCTGTTGTCGCTGTTATGCCCTATTTTACTCAAGCCCCTCATGCTTTCTTCACACTGAAAAGCAGCGGCATCCGCTCTATTAAAGACTTAAAAGGTAAAAAAGTCGCCACGTCTCCTTTTACCTCGTCTAATGCTTTCTTACCCTTGGTGCTGAAAGAAAACAATCTTACTGAGCCTGACATCAAACTCGTGAAATCAGATCCAGGTGCATTAGCGCCAATGATGATTACAGGTAACACGGATGCCATTATTGCCTGGGTCACCAACACAGCGCTATTTACGGCACAAGCAAAAGAGGCTGGCAAAGAAATTGTTGAAATGCCTTGGTCTGACTCCGGATTATCACTTTACAGCTCTTCCCTATTAGCATCTGAACGTTTCTTGGAAGAACGTCCAGAGGTGGCTAAACGTTTTATCAGTGCCTTTTCCAAAGCCGTTAAATTCACCTATGACTACCCAGACAAAGCCGGTGAAGACTTACACAAAATGGTGCCAGAAGTGGATGCTAGTATCGCGTCAGCACAAATCAAAAGCATCACAGGTCTGGTGTTTAATGATGTCACCGATAAGGACGGCTTTGGCCACTTCACCACTCAACGAATTCAACAAACGTGGGACTATGCAGCCGAAGCCAATGGCCTAAGCAAAGATGCCCTTGATCCTGAAACAGCGGTTAACCGTCACTTCATTCAATAA
- a CDS encoding MmcQ/YjbR family DNA-binding protein: MTYDDFNHYCGSLPATTHVVQWGNSQVWKVGGKVFAIGGWNDKKLPAFTFKTSPLNYDFLSHKQGYRPAPYLASRGMKWIQQFEGSAELDEELLYYLAESYRIVSLGLTKKKQKELGLNQEG, encoded by the coding sequence ATGACCTATGATGACTTCAATCACTACTGTGGCTCCTTACCTGCAACGACTCATGTGGTGCAATGGGGGAATTCCCAAGTTTGGAAAGTTGGTGGGAAAGTGTTCGCTATTGGAGGTTGGAATGATAAGAAGCTTCCAGCTTTTACCTTTAAAACCTCACCACTTAATTATGATTTTTTAAGCCATAAGCAAGGCTATAGGCCCGCTCCGTATCTTGCGTCTCGCGGTATGAAATGGATACAGCAGTTTGAGGGCTCGGCGGAACTTGATGAAGAGCTTTTGTATTACCTTGCCGAATCTTATCGAATTGTGTCTTTGGGCTTAACGAAGAAAAAGCAAAAAGAGCTTGGTTTAAATCAAGAAGGTTAA